The proteins below are encoded in one region of Clostridium pasteurianum DSM 525 = ATCC 6013:
- a CDS encoding CpsD/CapB family tyrosine-protein kinase — MLIVKDNPKSPISESYRTLRTNIQFSSFDDNMSTILVTSSTPSEGKSTVSSNLALAMAETNKKVLLIDCDLRRPSIHKKFGLSNEKGLSNLLIGQHSFNEIAQEITSNLCVLTSGTIPPNPSEMLSSKKMELFLKEAEKNFDFIILDTPPVVSVTDAQALSTIVDGVLLVVSSGHAQIPEVHKAIELLQYVKANIIGIVANKVKSFRRGYKYYQYYYYGEGDGKNKKHRSKSSK, encoded by the coding sequence ATGTTAATAGTTAAGGATAATCCTAAGTCACCTATATCAGAATCCTATAGAACTCTTAGGACCAATATACAGTTTTCCAGTTTTGATGACAATATGAGTACTATATTAGTAACCAGTTCCACGCCTTCAGAGGGAAAATCTACAGTATCTTCTAATTTGGCATTGGCTATGGCGGAGACTAATAAGAAGGTTTTACTCATTGACTGTGATTTGAGAAGACCATCCATACATAAAAAATTTGGATTGTCCAACGAAAAGGGACTTTCAAATTTATTGATAGGACAACATAGTTTTAATGAAATTGCTCAGGAAATTACAAGTAATCTGTGTGTATTGACTTCTGGTACTATACCACCTAATCCTTCAGAGATGCTCTCTTCAAAGAAAATGGAGCTTTTCTTAAAGGAAGCGGAGAAGAATTTTGACTTTATAATTCTGGACACACCGCCGGTAGTTTCTGTAACAGATGCACAGGCTCTTTCTACCATTGTAGATGGTGTACTTTTAGTAGTTTCTTCGGGACATGCTCAGATACCGGAGGTGCATAAGGCTATTGAGCTGTTACAATACGTTAAAGCCAATATCATAGGTATTGTAGCTAACAAGGTCAAATCTTTTAGAAGAGGATATAAATATTATCAGTATTATTACTATGGCGAAGGCGATGGTAAGAATAAAAAACATAGAAGTAAAAGTAGTAAGTAA
- a CDS encoding acyltransferase has protein sequence MIRNIGLDLLKILGCFAVVVLHVAGRSGYLLNSTLYYASSFAVPMFFMVNGNLLLNRNSLEYKYVIKKILNILLLVFSWNILLCIVKLIWKHKFNNPLFLTAENFIQKNYFWQFWFFGSLLLIYFILPIIYKYFKDNKNSIFITVFFIIISLLIDFTSIFRSITGNSIIQIHIIQTFRLWTWLSYFLLGGLIGKNKIKDLLKKYINKYINMFMFIFMTIIVIIYQYNMAKYVYKIQYAEYFYDNIFTFVWLISLFLLLYRLDYLKLKNNIINTISNNIMGIYIIHVTIIKIFTHFYKFESSLENILLIILVFMASFIVSFFINRFPLINILTKI, from the coding sequence ATGATAAGAAATATTGGATTGGATTTGTTGAAAATTTTAGGATGTTTTGCGGTTGTTGTATTGCATGTTGCTGGTAGAAGTGGATATCTACTTAATTCAACTCTATATTATGCTTCAAGTTTTGCAGTTCCCATGTTTTTTATGGTAAATGGTAATTTATTATTAAATAGAAATAGTTTAGAATATAAATATGTTATTAAGAAAATATTAAATATTTTACTTTTAGTGTTTTCATGGAATATACTTTTATGTATAGTTAAATTAATATGGAAACATAAATTTAATAACCCTTTATTTTTAACAGCAGAAAATTTTATTCAGAAAAATTATTTTTGGCAATTTTGGTTTTTTGGATCACTGTTACTTATATATTTCATACTACCTATTATATATAAATATTTTAAGGATAATAAAAATTCTATTTTTATTACAGTATTTTTTATTATAATTTCATTATTGATAGATTTCACAAGTATTTTTAGATCAATTACAGGAAATTCAATAATACAAATTCATATAATACAAACATTTAGACTTTGGACATGGCTATCTTATTTTTTGCTTGGAGGATTAATAGGAAAAAATAAGATAAAAGATTTATTAAAAAAATATATAAATAAATATATAAATATGTTTATGTTTATATTTATGACAATAATTGTTATTATATATCAATACAATATGGCTAAATATGTTTATAAAATACAATACGCAGAATATTTTTATGATAATATTTTTACCTTTGTATGGTTAATTAGTTTGTTTTTACTATTATATAGATTAGATTATTTAAAGTTAAAAAATAATATTATAAATACTATAAGTAATAATATAATGGGAATTTATATTATACATGTAACGATAATTAAAATATTTACTCATTTTTATAAATTTGAATCATCACTTGAAAATATATTATTAATTATATTAGTTTTTATGGCATCTTTTATAGTATCATTTTTTATTAATAGATTTCCGTTAATTAATATATTAACTAAAATTTAG
- a CDS encoding O-antigen ligase family protein encodes MKITDKCINFLEYIVAICMILDFHSVWTRVNSDLKTINSLVLFVTLAILGLIVIKYIIRNKKEFTVLLIIITSIVIYNIIFISFNQINTKNFILVFLVILLEFIIYSIYNIKINKNNVILTNISNVIIILSVISLVFYIFGSNMNLVSPNKQVLIDWGGEHFIPSYYNLYYETQITFISNFRVIRNSGIFNEPAIYAACLCLALIPQLFLNAKKNKIKIGIILFTLVTTFSTTGIIVGLLLTCISLFFRRTYRIKNSIKILLMPILVFCSIYVIVFFINDKLIQSKYNSRGSYSVRMDDIRVGIEAWKDHKFLGNGYNDKVSIQNYMDLSIRGVDTGGSNGTMLILSQGGIYLLSIYIISFSLAIAYSIKRKNFNNIYIYLTIVILLCANAIPYNYIVVYFVGNGIICNFISKGIEKSKINGGFKIK; translated from the coding sequence ATGAAAATAACTGACAAATGTATCAATTTTTTAGAATATATAGTTGCTATTTGTATGATCTTAGATTTTCATTCAGTATGGACACGGGTTAATTCCGATTTAAAAACAATAAATTCACTTGTATTATTTGTAACACTAGCTATTTTGGGATTAATAGTAATCAAATATATTATAAGAAATAAAAAAGAGTTTACTGTATTATTAATTATTATAACAAGTATAGTAATATATAATATTATATTTATATCTTTTAATCAAATAAATACTAAAAATTTTATTTTGGTATTTTTAGTTATATTATTAGAATTTATAATTTATTCAATTTATAATATAAAAATAAATAAAAATAATGTAATATTAACAAATATATCGAATGTAATTATAATACTTTCTGTTATATCACTTGTTTTTTATATATTTGGAAGTAATATGAATTTAGTATCACCTAATAAACAAGTTCTAATCGATTGGGGAGGAGAACATTTTATTCCAAGTTATTATAATTTATATTATGAAACTCAAATAACCTTTATATCTAACTTTAGAGTAATAAGAAATAGTGGAATATTTAATGAACCAGCTATATACGCTGCTTGTTTATGTTTAGCTTTAATACCACAATTATTTTTAAATGCCAAAAAAAATAAGATTAAAATAGGAATTATATTATTTACTTTAGTAACAACATTTTCAACTACTGGAATAATTGTAGGACTATTATTGACTTGTATTAGCTTATTTTTTAGAAGAACATATAGAATTAAAAATTCTATTAAGATTTTATTAATGCCAATTTTAGTGTTTTGTTCAATATATGTTATAGTTTTTTTTATAAATGATAAATTAATTCAAAGTAAATATAATTCTAGAGGATCATATTCAGTAAGAATGGATGATATTAGAGTTGGAATTGAGGCATGGAAAGATCACAAATTTTTAGGTAATGGTTATAATGACAAAGTATCAATACAAAATTATATGGATCTTAGCATAAGAGGAGTTGATACAGGCGGAAGCAATGGTACTATGCTGATATTATCACAGGGAGGAATATATTTGTTAAGTATTTATATTATATCTTTTTCTTTAGCTATTGCTTATTCTATAAAAAGAAAGAATTTTAATAATATATATATTTATTTAACAATAGTAATTTTACTTTGTGCAAATGCTATACCATATAATTATATTGTTGTTTATTTTGTGGGCAATGGCATAATATGTAATTTTATATCTAAAGGTATAGAGAAATCTAAGATAAATGGTGGCTTTAAAATAAAGTAA
- a CDS encoding flippase — MSKSIAKNFIYNLLLQIVTLFMPLITVPYVSRILGKEGIGIYSYTLSIVQYFVILGTLGVSMYGNRQIAYVRDNKQEMSKTFWSITFLKIITTSISLLAYILLFGFNKTYGYIYLIQAINIIAAMIDISWLYMGLEDFKKTVTRNLFVKILGVVCIFIFVKDYQDLNKYIIINVLMTFIGNLVMWIYIPSTVSNIKIKLTDIVKHIVPTVQLFIPQIAIQIYAVLDKTMLGTLVDAGEVGLYEQSQKIIMLALGLVTSLGVVMLPRMSNTFANGDGKKMNEYLNKSLQAVSYVSIPMAVGLAAVSNEFVSWFFGKDFSPVSYLMIILTPILFFIAISNVLGIQYLLPSSRTKEFTISVTIGAVINVILNFILIPQYKAIGTCIATVVAEFIVTLIQYTYLRKNIKKKNLFKSIVKYTVSSMIMFILVRIIGIYMESKIITTIIQGIVGSITYLILLSLLKEETNLTIIRFIVSKFKKG; from the coding sequence ATGAGTAAAAGTATAGCAAAAAATTTTATTTATAATCTTTTACTTCAAATAGTAACTTTGTTTATGCCATTAATAACAGTCCCATATGTATCTAGAATATTAGGCAAAGAAGGAATAGGAATTTATAGTTATACTCTTTCTATCGTTCAATATTTTGTAATATTGGGTACACTTGGGGTTTCTATGTATGGAAATAGACAAATTGCTTATGTAAGAGATAATAAGCAAGAAATGTCTAAGACGTTCTGGTCTATAACCTTTCTTAAAATAATTACAACAAGTATTTCTTTATTAGCATACATATTACTATTTGGATTTAATAAAACTTATGGATATATTTATTTAATTCAGGCTATAAATATTATAGCGGCTATGATTGATATATCTTGGTTGTATATGGGATTAGAAGATTTTAAAAAAACTGTTACAAGAAATTTATTTGTAAAGATACTAGGTGTAGTGTGTATTTTTATATTTGTGAAAGATTATCAGGATTTAAATAAATATATAATTATAAATGTGCTTATGACTTTTATTGGAAACTTAGTAATGTGGATATATATTCCAAGTACAGTTTCAAATATAAAGATAAAGCTTACTGATATAGTAAAACATATTGTTCCAACAGTTCAATTGTTTATACCTCAAATTGCTATTCAAATATATGCAGTGTTAGATAAAACAATGTTAGGAACTTTAGTTGATGCTGGAGAAGTTGGGCTTTATGAACAATCTCAAAAAATAATTATGTTAGCATTAGGATTAGTAACTTCACTTGGAGTAGTAATGTTACCCAGAATGAGTAATACTTTTGCAAATGGTGATGGTAAAAAGATGAATGAATATTTAAATAAGAGTTTACAAGCAGTATCCTATGTATCTATTCCAATGGCAGTAGGATTAGCGGCAGTATCAAATGAATTTGTATCATGGTTTTTTGGAAAAGATTTTAGTCCAGTTTCATATTTAATGATTATATTAACTCCAATTTTGTTTTTTATAGCTATAAGTAATGTACTAGGTATTCAATATTTATTACCATCAAGTAGAACAAAAGAATTTACAATTTCTGTAACTATAGGTGCTGTAATAAACGTAATATTAAATTTTATATTAATACCACAATATAAAGCGATAGGAACATGTATAGCCACAGTAGTTGCTGAATTTATTGTTACTTTAATTCAATATACATATTTAAGAAAAAATATTAAAAAGAAAAATTTATTTAAAAGTATAGTAAAATATACAGTTTCATCAATGATTATGTTTATATTAGTTAGAATTATAGGAATTTATATGGAATCTAAAATTATAACAACAATAATACAAGGGATAGTGGGTTCGATTACATATTTAATACTATTAAGCTTATTAAAAGAAGAAACAAATTTAACTATAATTAGATTTATAGTTTCAAAGTTTAAGAAAGGATAA
- a CDS encoding glycosyltransferase, producing the protein MKIGIIIVTYNRKECLLKSLKLYEQQSKLPSYILVVNNNSNDGTEKVLNDWKNDEKHFKKYVINLNNNIGGSGGFYTGLKKGLELDADWIWVSDDDAYPEKDALENIYKYVKSNDEKTIHKISTICGQVINNNKIDESHRKRLKKSFLKIDFIPVNKNEYDKESFELELFSYVGSAINKRYLKQAGLPEKDYFIYYDDTEHSYRLSKKGKIICLPSVKIIHDVDSRTSCDVDWKKYYGMRNRLLFLKKHFNIRYYIYSYVTQIIKCAIRDIIKSSLIENVQIRDALKDSRQNVLGLHSKYKPGWKP; encoded by the coding sequence ATGAAAATTGGAATTATAATAGTTACATACAATAGAAAAGAATGCTTATTAAAATCACTAAAATTATATGAACAACAGAGTAAGCTACCATCATATATATTAGTTGTAAATAATAATAGTAATGATGGAACAGAAAAAGTGTTAAATGATTGGAAAAATGATGAAAAACATTTTAAAAAGTATGTTATAAATTTAAATAATAACATTGGTGGCAGTGGAGGATTTTATACTGGACTAAAAAAAGGATTGGAACTTGATGCTGATTGGATTTGGGTATCAGATGATGATGCATATCCTGAAAAAGATGCATTAGAAAACATATATAAGTATGTAAAGTCAAATGATGAAAAAACAATTCATAAAATTTCTACTATTTGTGGACAAGTGATTAATAATAATAAAATAGATGAATCACATAGGAAAAGACTAAAAAAAAGTTTTTTAAAAATAGATTTTATTCCAGTTAATAAAAATGAGTACGATAAGGAAAGTTTTGAATTAGAACTATTTTCTTATGTTGGTTCTGCAATAAATAAGAGATATTTAAAACAGGCTGGATTGCCAGAAAAAGATTATTTTATTTATTATGATGATACAGAGCATTCATATAGATTAAGTAAAAAAGGAAAAATAATATGTCTTCCAAGTGTAAAAATTATACATGATGTTGATTCAAGAACTAGCTGTGATGTAGACTGGAAGAAATATTATGGAATGAGAAATAGACTTTTATTTTTAAAAAAACATTTTAACATAAGATATTATATATATTCATATGTAACACAAATAATTAAATGTGCCATAAGGGATATAATTAAATCTTCTTTAATTGAAAATGTGCAAATAAGAGACGCACTTAAGGATAGTAGGCAAAATGTTTTAGGATTACATAGCAAATATAAACCGGGATGGAAACCATAG
- a CDS encoding glycosyltransferase family 2 protein, whose product MKKVVPIVIIEFNSYARTIKYIYDFLDSVIYEKVSFIIVDNGDSDNNYNSIKKEIKNKFESKYELNILENNDKRIKKAIKIIVKIKDIYIVDIVLIKAKENYGFAIGNNIGVSIAEKIYKVDHIIFSNSDIRFNESFNLKKLIEKLKSDSQIALVGPKIIGLDNEAQTPCEEKTIMERWNLLSIVWPLNRIFKIKFLNTSDDVIHINENYIPYRILGAFMLFDFKKFLEINMFDENTFLYAEELIIAEKLKQLDYKTYYCNSQILIHEQGGTTKKVLNNINKIKLRFNSEMYYYSRYKKVNNKIIFITKVLFNFYIFKLNIYHYFQNKFMKKINL is encoded by the coding sequence ATGAAAAAGGTAGTACCTATAGTAATTATTGAGTTCAATAGTTATGCTAGAACAATAAAATATATATATGATTTTCTCGATAGTGTTATATATGAAAAAGTTAGTTTTATTATAGTTGATAATGGAGATAGTGATAATAATTATAATTCTATAAAAAAAGAAATTAAAAATAAATTTGAAAGCAAATATGAATTAAATATACTAGAAAATAATGATAAGCGAATAAAAAAGGCAATTAAAATTATTGTTAAAATAAAAGATATATATATAGTAGATATTGTTCTAATAAAAGCAAAAGAAAATTATGGATTTGCCATAGGAAATAACATAGGAGTTAGTATAGCTGAAAAAATATATAAAGTAGATCATATAATTTTTAGTAATAGCGATATTAGGTTCAATGAAAGCTTTAATTTGAAAAAATTAATTGAAAAGTTAAAATCAGATTCGCAAATAGCTTTAGTTGGTCCGAAAATTATAGGCCTAGATAATGAAGCTCAGACTCCATGTGAAGAAAAGACTATAATGGAAAGATGGAATTTACTATCAATTGTATGGCCATTAAATAGAATTTTTAAAATAAAATTTTTAAATACTTCTGATGATGTTATACATATAAACGAGAATTATATACCTTATAGAATATTAGGGGCATTTATGTTATTTGATTTTAAAAAGTTTTTAGAAATAAACATGTTCGATGAAAATACATTTTTATATGCAGAAGAACTTATAATAGCAGAAAAGTTAAAGCAATTAGATTATAAGACATATTATTGCAATTCTCAAATTTTAATTCATGAACAAGGAGGAACAACTAAGAAAGTTTTAAATAATATTAATAAAATAAAGCTTAGATTTAATTCTGAAATGTATTACTATAGTAGATATAAAAAAGTAAATAATAAAATAATTTTTATAACAAAAGTATTATTTAATTTTTATATTTTTAAGTTAAATATATATCATTATTTTCAAAATAAATTTATGAAAAAAATTAATTTATAA
- a CDS encoding YveK family protein → MEETKEMELSDIFYVLAKKKMMIIVITLVCTLISAVVSFFIISPTYQSESSVIVDKKNGTNTQYNNNDVLMYQNLVKTYASIGESDDVYIKAAQKLNNGISSDELAKRITITPVTNTQLLTVTATGGSAKEALDSVTAVTDSFMEVSNTVYPAGDIRTVNKGKLPKAPAKPNKKLNIAIGFFLGLMISVGLAFAMDYMDNTVESIEDIKRNFDLPIIGTIPLEQEN, encoded by the coding sequence ATGGAAGAAACCAAGGAAATGGAATTGAGCGATATTTTTTACGTTCTTGCTAAGAAAAAGATGATGATAATAGTCATAACTTTAGTATGTACTTTAATTTCTGCAGTCGTCAGTTTTTTTATAATATCTCCAACTTATCAATCGGAAAGTAGTGTAATTGTAGATAAAAAAAATGGTACCAATACTCAATATAATAATAATGATGTGCTTATGTATCAGAATCTTGTTAAGACCTATGCAAGCATAGGTGAGTCCGATGATGTATACATTAAAGCGGCACAGAAGTTGAATAACGGTATATCTTCTGATGAGCTTGCTAAAAGGATTACCATTACTCCTGTTACTAATACTCAGCTGCTTACAGTTACGGCTACTGGAGGCAGTGCTAAGGAGGCACTGGATTCAGTTACAGCAGTGACAGATTCCTTTATGGAAGTATCAAATACTGTTTATCCTGCAGGAGATATAAGAACTGTAAATAAGGGAAAACTTCCTAAGGCACCTGCAAAGCCTAACAAAAAACTTAATATTGCCATTGGATTCTTTTTAGGGTTAATGATTTCAGTGGGATTAGCTTTTGCAATGGATTATATGGATAATACCGTTGAAAGTATAGAGGATATTAAGAGGAATTTTGATTTGCCTATAATAGGAACCATACCACTAGAACAAGAGAATTAG
- a CDS encoding DUF4962 domain-containing protein: MKNIYKKFFLIILLMIMSIYFIYNFAPKLYKAYSNTKTPKKADEPADKVITDRSESTGTVNNKSSADPEIYLPKGENIIRSLKQHNENGQHPRLMAREEDFRNIKLNISKDTAMKKKFNYLQSKADMLLEREPVKYELADKVRLLPVSRDVLDRIQTLAFVYKITGDKKYAEAALLELETISSDEKFPSWHPEHFLDTAEMTAAAAIGYDWLYNYLTDSQKSLIRNALLNKGLKPALEFSMVKNSSMAGATNWNSVCNGGIGLGALALGDEGEEFERVSAQLIENGVKYLPEMLSNYAPDGAWYEGPSYWDYGTTYAAYFISSLDSTLGTDYDLSKSPGLASTGYFSIYMNGPSGLFNFSDADSYKLKSPILLWLSNKFKNGEYSWYYNSVTNEKDTTPMSLIWGNKKVKEIPIKIQDKYFNKLELVTLHNNVGKNSDSFVGFKAGKNGLSHSDLDIGSFVYDTLGLRWFCELGTENYNLPGYWDTGEKGKRWEYYRKRAEGQNTLVINPSAKPDQNVLANTKIDSFKEGSKKSFAIADITDAYKTDAVSVKRGAALYKDTGTMLIQDEITTYRPSDIWWFAHTIAKIEISKDKKTALLSKNNKKVLVSIVSPAEGHFDKMKAEPLPQSPNPPNQSPNNLEKLSIHLSNVKNTTITVTVSPVVNKNILPPELVKLQDWNIDN; encoded by the coding sequence GTGAAAAATATCTATAAAAAGTTTTTTTTAATTATACTGTTAATGATTATGTCAATTTATTTTATATATAATTTTGCGCCAAAATTATATAAAGCCTATTCAAATACTAAAACACCAAAAAAGGCTGATGAGCCTGCTGATAAAGTAATTACTGATAGATCAGAGTCCACTGGCACAGTTAATAATAAATCCTCTGCTGACCCTGAAATATATCTGCCTAAAGGAGAGAATATTATAAGATCACTAAAGCAGCATAATGAAAATGGACAGCATCCAAGGCTGATGGCCAGGGAAGAGGATTTTAGAAATATAAAATTGAATATATCCAAGGATACCGCAATGAAAAAGAAATTTAATTATCTGCAAAGCAAGGCAGATATGCTTTTAGAAAGGGAACCGGTTAAATATGAACTAGCTGATAAAGTTAGACTTTTGCCTGTAAGCAGAGATGTTCTGGATAGGATACAAACCTTAGCCTTTGTATATAAGATAACAGGAGATAAAAAATATGCGGAGGCTGCCCTCCTTGAACTGGAAACTATTTCAAGTGATGAAAAATTTCCCAGCTGGCATCCAGAGCATTTTCTTGATACCGCTGAAATGACTGCAGCAGCTGCTATAGGCTACGATTGGCTCTATAATTACCTAACAGATTCTCAAAAATCACTTATAAGAAATGCCCTTTTAAATAAGGGACTTAAACCTGCTTTAGAATTTTCCATGGTAAAAAATTCTTCTATGGCTGGTGCTACAAACTGGAACAGTGTATGCAATGGCGGGATAGGTCTAGGCGCCCTGGCTCTAGGTGATGAAGGAGAAGAGTTTGAAAGAGTTTCAGCACAGCTTATTGAAAATGGAGTAAAATATCTTCCGGAAATGCTGAGTAATTATGCTCCGGATGGTGCCTGGTATGAAGGGCCATCCTACTGGGATTACGGCACTACCTATGCTGCTTATTTTATATCTTCACTGGATTCTACACTGGGGACGGATTATGATCTGTCAAAATCACCAGGACTTGCTTCTACGGGTTACTTCTCCATATATATGAATGGCCCCAGCGGCCTGTTTAATTTTTCTGATGCCGATTCCTATAAACTAAAATCACCTATATTACTGTGGCTGTCCAATAAATTTAAAAATGGAGAATACTCCTGGTATTACAATAGCGTTACTAATGAAAAAGATACCACTCCTATGAGCCTTATATGGGGAAATAAAAAAGTTAAAGAGATACCCATAAAAATACAGGATAAATATTTCAACAAATTAGAACTTGTTACACTACACAATAATGTAGGTAAAAATTCAGATTCCTTTGTGGGCTTTAAAGCTGGTAAAAATGGACTGTCTCACAGCGATCTTGATATTGGAAGCTTTGTGTATGACACCTTAGGTCTTCGCTGGTTTTGTGAGCTGGGAACAGAAAACTACAATCTTCCTGGATACTGGGATACAGGAGAAAAGGGCAAACGATGGGAATATTATAGAAAAAGAGCAGAAGGTCAAAATACCCTGGTTATAAACCCCAGTGCAAAACCGGATCAAAATGTACTGGCAAATACTAAAATAGATAGCTTTAAAGAAGGCTCAAAAAAATCCTTTGCCATTGCAGATATAACTGATGCCTATAAGACTGATGCTGTCTCCGTAAAAAGAGGAGCAGCTCTCTATAAAGATACTGGAACTATGCTGATACAAGACGAGATTACCACCTATAGGCCTTCAGATATATGGTGGTTTGCCCATACTATAGCAAAAATTGAAATAAGTAAGGATAAAAAAACAGCTCTGTTGTCAAAAAATAATAAAAAGGTCTTAGTTTCCATTGTATCTCCAGCGGAGGGGCATTTTGATAAAATGAAAGCAGAACCATTACCTCAGTCTCCTAATCCGCCTAACCAATCACCTAATAATTTAGAGAAATTATCCATACATCTGAGCAATGTAAAAAATACAACTATTACTGTTACGGTATCCCCGGTAGTAAATAAGAATATACTCCCACCTGAATTGGTAAAATTACAAGATTGGAATATAGATAATTAA
- the glf gene encoding UDP-galactopyranose mutase, whose protein sequence is MKKYNYIIVGSGIFGAIFAYEANKIGKKCLVIDKRSHIGGNIYCEDIEGINVHKYGAHIFHTSNKKVWDYINSFAEFNRYTNSPIAIYKDELYNMPFNMNTFNRLWGVRTPSEAKAKIAEQILESNIMKPQNLEEQAIKLVGKDIYEKLIKGYTEKQWGTKATELPAFIIKRLPVRFTYDNNYFNDKYQGIPIGGYTKIIEKMLKGIEVRLNTDFFKSRKEFENLTEKIVFTGMIDEFYNYKFGTLEYRSLRFENEILNQENYQGNAVINYTEYEVPYTRIIEHKHFEYGTQPKTVITKEYPARWNKGDEPYYPINNERNNIIYSKYKNLSNKETDVIFGGRLAEYKYYDMHNVIEQALKCTEKELQK, encoded by the coding sequence ATGAAAAAATATAATTATATAATAGTAGGATCTGGTATTTTTGGGGCCATTTTTGCTTATGAAGCAAATAAAATAGGGAAAAAATGTTTAGTTATAGATAAAAGAAGTCACATTGGAGGGAATATATATTGTGAAGACATAGAAGGTATTAATGTTCATAAATATGGCGCTCATATATTCCATACGAGTAATAAGAAAGTTTGGGATTATATAAATAGTTTTGCTGAATTTAATAGATATACAAATTCACCAATTGCGATTTATAAGGATGAGCTTTATAATATGCCATTTAATATGAACACTTTTAATAGGCTATGGGGAGTAAGAACTCCAAGTGAAGCTAAGGCAAAAATAGCAGAACAAATATTAGAAAGCAATATAATGAAGCCACAAAATTTAGAAGAACAAGCAATAAAACTTGTAGGAAAAGATATTTATGAAAAATTAATTAAAGGATATACAGAAAAGCAATGGGGAACAAAAGCAACGGAACTTCCAGCTTTTATTATAAAAAGACTTCCAGTAAGATTTACATATGATAATAATTATTTTAATGATAAATATCAAGGTATTCCTATTGGTGGATATACTAAAATAATTGAAAAAATGCTTAAAGGAATCGAAGTAAGACTTAATACAGATTTTTTTAAAAGTAGAAAAGAATTTGAAAATCTAACTGAAAAAATAGTTTTTACTGGGATGATAGATGAATTTTATAACTATAAATTTGGAACTTTAGAATACAGAAGCTTGAGATTTGAAAATGAAATTTTGAATCAAGAGAATTATCAGGGAAATGCTGTTATTAATTATACTGAATATGAAGTACCATATACAAGGATAATAGAACATAAACATTTTGAATATGGAACTCAACCTAAAACGGTAATAACTAAGGAGTATCCAGCTAGATGGAATAAAGGAGATGAACCATATTATCCTATAAATAACGAAAGAAATAATATAATATATAGTAAATATAAAAATTTGTCTAACAAAGAAACTGATGTAATCTTTGGGGGAAGACTAGCTGAGTACAAGTATTATGATATGCATAATGTAATAGAACAAGCTCTAAAATGTACTGAAAAGGAACTTCAAAAATGA